One stretch of Nitrospirota bacterium DNA includes these proteins:
- the gyrA gene encoding DNA gyrase subunit A translates to MGLFLDEGGLHLAIGGEKRIPVSIEEEMRSSYLDYAMSVIVGRALPDIRDGLKPVHRRILYAMYEMGVPWNRPYKKSARIVGDVIGKYHPHGDVAVYDTIVRLAQDFSMRYMLIDGQGNFGSVDGDPPAAMRYTEIRMERITGEMLVDLDKETVTFSPNYDGSMIEPTVLPTKIPNLLINGSSGIAVGMATNIPPHNLGEIVDGLILCINNPDTTVEELLCVIKGPDFPTAGFIHGLKGIQDAYRTGRGIVQMRAKALVETHQRTERESIIVTELPYQVNKAKLVEDIAGLMRDKKIEGISEVRDESDREGMRIVLEVKRGEQPAIILNHLYKHTQMQSSFGIIMLALVHNQPRVLTLKQVLHYFIEHRREIVIRRSQFELRKAEERAHILEGLKIALSNLDELIALIKSSRTPDEARTAMMARFTLTEIQAQAILEMRLQRLTGLEREKLEEEYRELIEKIAYLHSVLESEALVMQIIKDELIQIKDAYADPRRTEIIPETQEISIEDLIVEEEMVITISHTGYIKRNPVTIYRSQKRGGKGKIGMETKEEDFVEHLFVASTHNHLLFFTDSGKVYSMKVYQIPEAGRLAKGKAIVNLLQLNTDEKVTAVLSVSEFSSDKYIIMSTIKGVIKKTVLEAYSNIRTGGIIGILLDENDKLTTVRLTTGSQEILLSTNNGMSIRFNENEIRTIGRVGRGVKGIELDDDDFVVGMEVVGHDNATILTVTEHGYGKRTDLSEYRMQGRGGKGILTIKCSQRNGKAVSSIQVSDEDEIMILTTAGKIIRMKTRDISIIGRNTQGVRLIDIEEDDRVVGVVTLAEKEDEEVI, encoded by the coding sequence ATGGGGTTATTTTTGGATGAAGGAGGATTACATTTGGCAATAGGTGGTGAAAAGAGGATACCGGTAAGTATTGAAGAAGAGATGCGCTCTTCTTATCTTGATTATGCAATGAGCGTTATTGTAGGTCGTGCACTTCCTGATATTCGGGACGGGCTGAAGCCTGTTCATAGACGCATTCTTTATGCCATGTATGAGATGGGGGTGCCATGGAACAGGCCCTATAAAAAGTCAGCAAGGATCGTCGGTGATGTTATCGGTAAATACCATCCTCATGGAGATGTGGCTGTTTACGATACCATCGTCAGGCTTGCCCAGGATTTTTCCATGAGGTATATGCTCATTGACGGTCAGGGGAATTTCGGCTCTGTTGACGGGGACCCTCCTGCAGCCATGAGGTATACGGAAATCAGGATGGAGAGAATTACAGGGGAAATGCTGGTAGACCTGGATAAAGAGACTGTGACCTTTTCCCCTAACTATGACGGCTCTATGATAGAACCCACAGTACTGCCGACAAAGATACCTAACCTGTTAATAAACGGGTCATCTGGTATCGCCGTAGGTATGGCAACCAATATCCCTCCTCATAATCTTGGTGAGATAGTAGACGGGCTTATCTTATGTATTAATAATCCTGATACAACCGTAGAAGAGCTTTTGTGTGTAATAAAGGGACCGGATTTTCCAACTGCCGGATTTATACATGGATTGAAGGGAATTCAGGATGCATACAGGACTGGACGCGGCATTGTCCAGATGAGGGCAAAGGCATTGGTTGAAACACACCAAAGGACAGAGAGAGAGAGCATAATAGTTACGGAACTCCCTTATCAGGTCAATAAGGCAAAACTGGTTGAAGATATTGCCGGGCTTATGAGGGACAAGAAGATTGAGGGTATCTCTGAGGTCAGGGATGAGTCGGACCGTGAAGGTATGCGAATAGTTCTTGAAGTAAAGAGGGGAGAACAGCCTGCCATAATCCTTAACCATCTGTATAAACATACACAGATGCAGAGTAGTTTCGGCATTATAATGCTTGCCCTTGTACATAATCAGCCGAGGGTACTAACCCTAAAACAGGTACTTCACTACTTTATTGAACACCGCCGGGAGATAGTTATCCGGAGGAGTCAGTTTGAACTCAGAAAGGCAGAAGAGAGGGCACACATATTAGAAGGCTTAAAGATAGCACTCTCTAACTTAGACGAACTGATTGCCCTGATTAAGTCGTCAAGGACACCTGATGAAGCAAGAACAGCGATGATGGCCAGATTTACCTTAACAGAGATTCAGGCACAGGCCATCCTTGAGATGAGGCTCCAGAGACTCACGGGTCTTGAGAGAGAAAAACTTGAGGAAGAATACAGGGAGTTGATAGAAAAGATTGCCTATCTTCACTCCGTGCTTGAAAGTGAAGCGCTTGTTATGCAGATAATCAAGGATGAATTAATACAGATAAAAGATGCTTATGCAGATCCGAGGCGTACGGAGATAATACCTGAAACACAGGAAATATCTATCGAGGACCTTATCGTCGAAGAGGAGATGGTTATAACAATTTCCCATACCGGTTATATAAAGAGAAATCCTGTGACAATTTACAGGAGCCAGAAGAGGGGCGGCAAAGGCAAGATTGGGATGGAAACAAAGGAAGAGGATTTTGTTGAACACCTATTTGTAGCCTCCACTCATAACCATCTGCTGTTCTTTACAGACAGCGGCAAAGTATACAGCATGAAGGTATATCAGATACCGGAGGCCGGAAGGCTTGCAAAGGGCAAGGCAATTGTAAACCTCCTCCAGTTAAACACGGATGAAAAGGTAACGGCTGTTCTGTCAGTATCAGAATTCAGTAGTGATAAATATATTATAATGTCTACAATAAAGGGTGTAATTAAAAAGACCGTATTAGAGGCATACAGCAATATCAGGACAGGCGGGATCATTGGAATCCTTCTTGATGAGAACGATAAGCTGACAACAGTAAGATTGACTACCGGCAGTCAGGAGATTTTACTTAGTACAAATAACGGCATGTCTATACGTTTTAATGAAAACGAGATCAGGACAATAGGGAGAGTCGGAAGGGGTGTAAAAGGTATAGAGCTTGATGATGATGATTTTGTAGTGGGTATGGAGGTCGTGGGACATGATAATGCAACAATACTTACTGTAACAGAACATGGATATGGAAAACGTACTGACCTTTCCGAATACAGGATGCAGGGACGGGGCGGAAAGGGCATACTAACCATAAAGTGTTCTCAGAGGAACGGCAAGGCGGTCTCTTCCATTCAGGTGTCGGATGAAGATGAGATAATGATCCTTACAACAGCGGGAAAGATAATCAGGATGAAGACAAGGGATATTTCCATAATAGGCCGGAATACCCAGGGTGTAAGGCTTATTGATATAGAGGAAGACGATAGGGTAGTCGGGGTTGTTACCTTGGCAGAGAAAGAAGATGAAGAGGTCATTTAA
- a CDS encoding septal ring lytic transglycosylase RlpA family protein, which translates to MKRSFNLSPHYIIFITLIIAACTFPVYRPPYAAGYVEKGIASWYGPDFHGKPTSSGEIYNMYDLTAAHKLMPLGTIAKVTNMGNGRSVVVKINDRGPFVAGRIIDLSYSAANSLDMVRNGTGTVEVEVLKWGEVLTDFTVQVGAFVMEENAQRLMSRLSRKYPDVYIVQYETNDKRFYRVRVGVTKELRDAEEIAEALTDEGFTTFITRKDVK; encoded by the coding sequence ATGAAGAGGTCATTTAATCTATCACCACATTATATAATTTTTATTACGTTAATAATTGCTGCATGTACATTTCCGGTATACAGGCCGCCGTATGCAGCAGGCTATGTGGAAAAGGGTATTGCCTCGTGGTATGGACCGGATTTCCACGGCAAGCCTACATCAAGCGGTGAGATATACAATATGTATGACCTCACGGCTGCACACAAGCTGATGCCTCTTGGCACCATTGCAAAGGTTACTAATATGGGAAACGGCCGGTCTGTAGTGGTTAAGATAAATGACCGCGGCCCTTTTGTAGCTGGGAGGATTATAGACTTGTCATATTCAGCAGCTAATTCACTTGATATGGTGAGAAATGGTACAGGTACAGTAGAGGTTGAAGTTCTAAAATGGGGAGAGGTGCTGACTGACTTTACAGTTCAGGTAGGTGCCTTTGTTATGGAGGAAAATGCCCAGCGATTAATGAGCAGATTATCAAGGAAATATCCTGATGTATATATAGTACAATATGAGACGAATGATAAGCGGTTTTACCGTGTAAGGGTAGGGGTTACAAAAGAGCTGAGGGATGCTGAAGAAATCGCCGAAGCCTTGACTGATGAAGGGTTTACAACCTTTATTACAAGAAAAGATGTGAAATAA
- a CDS encoding leucyl aminopeptidase: protein MDTTDTRLTVKRGNVLREEVDAIVVGIHEDGSDLSPVAREINQLTGGAIDSVLERKGFTGKPEQIELINTGGVIAAPFIFLCGLGKAEKTGLEQVRQAMGRVAVRARDKGFKTLATTTGAFSYKLENISIKDISCAVTESAFLALYRFLKYKAKDNSNIKNIEELRIVEESDTLKEAEKGTTQGRVISEAVNFSRDLINHPANDMTPTILAETAEKIAKAYKIKCKVLSKPQIEKLGMGAFLGVAKGSQEPPRFIIMEYNGGKKGEKPVVLVGKSITFDSGGISIKPSEGMGKMKYDMAGGAITLGVMKATAMLKLPVNLVGLLPATENMPSGTASRPGDVLRTMNGLTIEVISTDAEGRLVLADALYYATRYKPECIIDIATLTGACVIALGNHAAGMLGNNKELKDSIIKAGDATWERVWEMPLWDDYFEQIKSPIADMKNTGGREGGVMTAAALLSKFVEDYPWVHLDIAGVAWCDKEKAYTPVGASGIGVRLLVQYLLDSIA from the coding sequence ATGGATACGACGGATACTAGGCTTACTGTAAAAAGAGGGAATGTTTTAAGGGAAGAGGTTGATGCGATAGTAGTGGGGATACACGAAGATGGTTCTGACCTGAGTCCTGTTGCAAGAGAGATAAATCAGTTAACCGGCGGCGCCATAGATAGTGTACTGGAACGAAAAGGATTTACCGGCAAACCTGAACAGATTGAACTAATCAATACCGGCGGTGTAATAGCTGCGCCGTTTATTTTTCTATGCGGTCTTGGAAAGGCTGAAAAGACCGGACTTGAACAGGTTCGCCAGGCAATGGGCAGGGTTGCCGTACGTGCACGGGATAAAGGGTTTAAGACCCTTGCTACCACAACAGGGGCATTTAGTTACAAACTGGAAAATATATCCATAAAAGATATTTCATGCGCTGTAACAGAGAGCGCTTTTCTTGCCCTATACCGGTTTTTAAAGTACAAGGCAAAGGATAATTCTAATATCAAAAATATTGAAGAACTGAGGATAGTAGAGGAATCTGATACCCTGAAAGAAGCAGAGAAAGGGACAACCCAGGGAAGGGTAATCTCGGAGGCTGTTAATTTTTCAAGAGACCTCATTAACCATCCGGCCAATGACATGACACCAACAATCCTTGCAGAAACTGCGGAGAAGATTGCAAAGGCATATAAGATTAAATGTAAGGTCCTTTCAAAGCCGCAGATTGAGAAGCTTGGGATGGGTGCCTTTCTTGGTGTTGCAAAGGGGAGTCAGGAGCCGCCAAGGTTTATAATTATGGAATATAACGGTGGAAAGAAGGGTGAGAAGCCGGTTGTGCTTGTTGGAAAATCCATCACATTTGACAGCGGTGGTATTTCCATAAAACCGAGTGAAGGTATGGGTAAGATGAAATATGATATGGCAGGAGGGGCCATAACATTAGGTGTGATGAAGGCAACAGCGATGTTAAAACTTCCGGTGAACCTCGTTGGGCTTCTACCTGCTACGGAAAATATGCCGAGCGGGACTGCAAGCAGGCCCGGAGATGTCCTACGCACAATGAATGGATTGACGATTGAGGTAATCAGTACTGATGCCGAGGGCAGGCTTGTCCTTGCCGATGCCCTCTATTATGCAACAAGATATAAACCGGAATGTATAATAGACATAGCAACTCTAACAGGGGCATGTGTTATAGCACTTGGAAATCATGCCGCAGGAATGTTGGGCAATAATAAGGAGTTGAAAGATAGCATCATTAAGGCAGGCGATGCCACATGGGAGCGGGTGTGGGAGATGCCGCTCTGGGATGATTATTTTGAGCAGATTAAAAGTCCAATAGCAGATATGAAAAACACGGGCGGAAGAGAGGGCGGGGTTATGACAGCCGCCGCCTTATTAAGCAAGTTTGTTGAAGATTATCCATGGGTACACCTTGATATTGCGGGTGTGGCATGGTGTGATAAGGAAAAGGCTTATACTCCAGTTGGCGCATCAGGAATTGGTGTTAGATTATTGGTACAGTATTTATTAGATAGCATTGCTTGA
- a CDS encoding cold-shock protein — MPKGRVKWFNDKKGYGFIEQENGEDVFVHFSAIQGDGFKTLGEGQEVEFEVSDGPKGVHAKNVVKI; from the coding sequence ATGCCAAAAGGTCGTGTCAAATGGTTCAATGACAAAAAGGGCTATGGGTTCATTGAACAGGAAAATGGCGAGGATGTGTTCGTACATTTTTCCGCAATTCAGGGCGACGGATTTAAAACCCTCGGCGAAGGCCAGGAGGTAGAATTCGAAGTGTCGGATGGCCCAAAAGGTGTTCATGCAAAAAATGTAGTGAAAATATAA
- a CDS encoding polysaccharide biosynthesis protein, with product MLTAFFLKYRRIVVLGINLLLIIIANLSAYLLRFELAVPAEYFNLIGFTLPVILGIRIITFHFFGINAGLWRYVSVRDLSQIIKGVVLSSAITGLAFYPIMGLYLYPRSVLILDCILLIGYMSGIRLITRLIREKNRFSLMDRKPVLVYGAGDAGELLVRDMLKNPVYNYLPVGFIDDDEKKAGLGIHSVPVLGTGKDLNNIIKKVSPSEIIIAIPSAKPAQMRTIMNKCKKHDISLKTLPSMKDVISGHISVNQIRNISVEDLLFREPVRVNSENIKDLVCGKRVLVTGAAGSIGSELCRQILKNNPRHLVLYDRNENGLYQIDLELGLKHSRDFFSAVIGDICDVNRLYMKFKKYQPEIVFHAAAYKHVPLMEDNVVESVKNNILGTWNLVEMVDQFGVETFVQISTDKAVNPTSMMGVSKRIAEMIVRHINRKSDTRFIVVRFGNVLGSNGSVVPLFKEQIRKGGPITVTHPDIERFFMTIPEAVQLVLQAAYIGNGGEVFVLDMGEPVKIVDLAKNLITLSGLVPGKDIKIAFSGLRPGEKLFEELFEKDEKMLNTSHKKIFMATPNYDEMDSKRFFSKLIDLKIHALGGNKELIIERIKDIVPTYQQTCINHYTNGDYTKVVDEGPLDSIDLSEN from the coding sequence ATGCTCACTGCCTTTTTCCTGAAGTACCGCAGGATAGTAGTGCTTGGCATTAATCTGCTGCTTATAATTATTGCTAACCTATCAGCATATCTGCTCCGGTTTGAGTTGGCAGTACCGGCTGAATATTTTAATCTCATTGGATTCACCCTGCCTGTTATCCTTGGGATAAGGATTATTACGTTTCATTTTTTTGGTATTAATGCAGGACTTTGGCGTTATGTCAGTGTCAGGGACCTTTCCCAGATAATAAAAGGGGTTGTACTTAGTTCGGCTATTACCGGCCTGGCTTTTTATCCTATCATGGGATTATATCTATATCCACGTTCAGTACTTATCCTTGACTGCATATTACTGATTGGGTACATGAGTGGAATTAGGCTTATAACCAGGTTAATCAGAGAAAAGAACAGGTTTAGTCTTATGGATAGAAAACCGGTTCTGGTATATGGGGCAGGAGATGCCGGAGAATTACTCGTTCGTGATATGCTTAAAAATCCTGTATATAACTACCTGCCGGTAGGTTTTATAGATGACGACGAAAAAAAGGCCGGACTTGGGATACATTCAGTACCTGTACTCGGTACAGGAAAAGATCTGAACAACATTATAAAAAAAGTAAGCCCTTCTGAAATCATTATTGCCATCCCTTCTGCAAAACCTGCCCAGATGAGGACTATAATGAATAAATGTAAAAAACATGACATAAGTCTAAAGACCCTTCCGAGTATGAAAGATGTTATCTCAGGCCATATTTCGGTTAATCAGATAAGGAATATATCAGTAGAAGACCTCTTGTTCAGAGAACCTGTAAGAGTAAACTCTGAAAACATAAAAGACCTTGTTTGCGGAAAAAGGGTACTTGTAACAGGGGCTGCAGGTTCTATAGGTTCAGAGCTATGCAGGCAGATATTAAAAAACAACCCGCGGCACCTTGTGTTATATGACCGTAATGAAAATGGGCTTTACCAGATTGACCTCGAACTCGGTTTAAAACATTCGAGGGACTTTTTCAGCGCTGTTATCGGTGATATTTGTGATGTAAACAGGCTTTACATGAAGTTTAAGAAATACCAACCGGAGATTGTATTTCATGCTGCTGCATACAAACATGTCCCATTAATGGAAGATAACGTCGTGGAGAGTGTAAAAAATAATATCCTTGGAACATGGAATCTTGTTGAGATGGTTGATCAATTTGGTGTTGAAACCTTTGTCCAGATATCAACTGATAAGGCAGTTAATCCGACCAGCATGATGGGTGTCTCCAAGAGGATAGCAGAGATGATTGTAAGACACATTAACAGAAAAAGTGACACAAGATTTATTGTAGTGCGGTTCGGTAATGTACTCGGCAGCAATGGAAGTGTTGTTCCGCTTTTCAAGGAACAGATCAGAAAAGGCGGGCCTATAACAGTAACGCATCCTGATATTGAACGATTCTTTATGACCATCCCTGAGGCAGTACAGTTGGTGCTCCAGGCAGCATATATAGGAAACGGAGGAGAGGTTTTTGTACTTGACATGGGTGAACCTGTAAAGATTGTAGACCTGGCAAAAAACCTGATTACATTGTCAGGACTAGTTCCAGGAAAGGATATAAAGATTGCGTTTTCAGGACTAAGGCCTGGAGAAAAACTTTTTGAAGAACTGTTTGAGAAAGATGAAAAGATGTTGAATACTTCTCATAAAAAGATATTTATGGCAACCCCAAATTATGATGAAATGGATTCAAAAAGGTTTTTTAGTAAATTGATAGATCTGAAGATTCATGCCCTTGGAGGAAACAAAGAATTAATAATTGAAAGAATTAAGGATATAGTCCCAACGTATCAGCAAACGTGTATTAATCATTATACTAATGGTGATTACACAAAAGTAGTTGATGAAGGGCCTTTAGATTCAATAGATTTATCAGAGAACTAA
- a CDS encoding TIGR02757 family protein, with amino-acid sequence MKEIFEKLYDLPVLTTRIKNDPIEFPHLYTDSRDIEIAGFIASSLAFGRIELFKPVIRKVLSFADNRCLYDYVIAFDPDTDGNSFDTLYYRMCKGRDIACMIFILSSALKKYGTIGNLFYSCYDASDNIKGALQRFVDVLRDIDTAPVYGKNIRPRGLLQLIPSPHNGGPCKRLNMFLRWMVRPKDGIDFGLWKYIPPSALIIPLDVHIGRICKNMKMTERKSANWAMAEEITDKFRKISPDDPLKYDFAICHLGITGKWKEVLFNE; translated from the coding sequence ATGAAAGAAATCTTTGAGAAACTGTATGACCTTCCTGTTCTGACAACACGAATCAAGAATGATCCGATAGAGTTTCCACATCTTTATACTGACAGCAGGGATATAGAAATTGCAGGTTTTATTGCATCATCACTTGCATTCGGCAGGATTGAACTCTTTAAGCCGGTGATAAGGAAGGTGCTTTCATTCGCAGATAACAGGTGTTTGTATGATTATGTAATCGCCTTTGACCCTGATACTGACGGTAATTCTTTTGATACGCTCTACTACAGGATGTGCAAAGGAAGAGACATAGCCTGCATGATTTTCATCTTAAGCTCAGCCTTAAAAAAATATGGGACTATAGGAAATCTTTTTTATTCCTGTTATGATGCATCAGATAACATAAAAGGGGCATTACAAAGATTTGTGGATGTACTAAGAGATATTGATACTGCACCTGTCTATGGTAAAAATATCCGTCCACGGGGTCTGCTTCAGTTAATACCCTCTCCTCACAATGGCGGGCCATGTAAACGGTTAAATATGTTTTTAAGATGGATGGTTCGTCCCAAGGATGGCATTGACTTTGGGCTGTGGAAATATATTCCTCCGTCTGCCCTGATAATCCCGCTTGATGTGCATATTGGCCGTATATGCAAGAACATGAAAATGACAGAGAGAAAATCAGCAAACTGGGCAATGGCAGAGGAGATTACAGATAAATTCAGAAAGATATCACCTGATGACCCGCTTAAATATGATTTTGCAATCTGCCATCTCGGCATAACCGGTAAATGGAAGGAGGTATTGTTTAATGAGTAA
- a CDS encoding glucose-6-phosphate isomerase produces the protein MSNKEVHIDFNFMMKEHIGDDSGISPEDIDSLQDEANRIHRELREKREKKEVAFFDLPYEDTSAIKHTAEDIAGKYDNFLLLGIGGSALGPISIHNALHTSFYNRLDSERNSRPKMYFLDNVDPDETASFLKAIDMEKTAVAVITKSGSTAETIAGFLIFLDAIKKSCGSIDPSQIIAITDPVSGILRNIAENEGYRSIEIAPGVGGRFSVLTAVGLLSAAISGIDIDELMAGAASMDKRCSNPDIWTNPAYMKAVMEFLFNTRQGRNISVMMAYSEALGSMIEWFVQLWAESLGKKFRLDGATVFTGQTPVKAVGATDQHSQIQLYMEGPHDKTITFLRVGEFNNEVRIPNAFSEIGGISYLGGHTMNELINAEQKATEVALAKAGRPNCRIDIPFINPFTIGQLFYMFEVQTAFSGGLYRINPFDQPGVEEGKRLTFGMMGRKGFEEKKKEIESIKINSRYVI, from the coding sequence ATGAGTAATAAAGAGGTGCACATTGATTTTAATTTTATGATGAAGGAACACATCGGTGATGATTCAGGTATCAGCCCTGAAGATATTGACTCCCTGCAGGACGAGGCAAACAGGATACACCGGGAACTAAGAGAGAAGAGGGAGAAAAAAGAGGTCGCCTTTTTTGACCTCCCCTATGAAGACACCTCTGCAATAAAACATACGGCAGAAGACATTGCAGGGAAGTATGATAATTTCCTGCTTCTTGGTATAGGCGGTTCTGCACTTGGGCCTATTTCAATTCACAATGCCCTGCATACTTCCTTCTATAACCGGCTTGATTCAGAAAGAAACAGCAGACCTAAGATGTATTTCCTCGATAATGTTGACCCTGATGAGACAGCATCATTTCTGAAGGCGATTGATATGGAAAAGACCGCTGTTGCAGTTATTACTAAGTCCGGCAGTACGGCAGAGACAATAGCAGGGTTTCTTATTTTTCTCGATGCAATAAAGAAGTCCTGCGGCAGTATTGATCCCTCACAGATAATTGCTATCACTGATCCGGTAAGCGGAATACTCCGTAATATCGCAGAGAATGAAGGATACAGGTCTATTGAAATAGCCCCGGGTGTCGGTGGGAGGTTTTCTGTACTGACGGCTGTAGGACTTCTTTCTGCGGCCATATCAGGTATTGATATTGATGAGCTGATGGCCGGTGCCGCAAGTATGGATAAGCGATGCAGTAATCCTGATATATGGACGAATCCTGCATATATGAAGGCAGTCATGGAATTTCTGTTCAATACACGTCAGGGGCGAAATATTTCAGTTATGATGGCGTATTCAGAGGCACTTGGGAGCATGATAGAGTGGTTTGTTCAGCTTTGGGCAGAGAGCCTTGGTAAGAAGTTCAGACTTGATGGGGCAACTGTGTTTACCGGACAGACTCCGGTAAAGGCAGTCGGTGCAACGGATCAACATTCGCAGATCCAGTTGTACATGGAAGGGCCGCATGATAAGACCATTACCTTTCTGAGAGTCGGGGAGTTTAATAATGAAGTACGGATTCCCAATGCGTTCTCAGAGATAGGAGGGATAAGTTATCTGGGAGGTCACACCATGAATGAGCTTATCAATGCAGAGCAGAAGGCTACGGAGGTTGCACTTGCAAAGGCAGGCAGGCCGAACTGCCGTATAGATATACCTTTTATCAACCCATTTACAATAGGCCAACTGTTCTACATGTTTGAGGTGCAGACCGCTTTTTCCGGAGGACTATACAGGATAAACCCATTTGACCAGCCTGGAGTTGAGGAAGGCAAACGGCTTACCTTCGGTATGATGGGCCGGAAGGGGTTTGAAGAAAAAAAGAAAGAGATTGAAAGTATAAAGATTAACAGCAGATATGTGATTTGA
- the serS gene encoding serine--tRNA ligase, which produces MLNIELVRKDLKLVEDGLKKRGDKSDLTALLNLDEKRRIILKKIEELRFQRNKASEEIGRLKREGKSFEEILSQMKGVSEEIKKLEEEITIVENEEKEILLTVPNLSHESVPEGRDEKANQEVRRWGDIPKFYYGPRPHWEIGEDLGIIDFQRASNIAGARFALLKGKGALLERALINFMLDLHTSEHGYTEVLPPFMVNKQSMTGTGQLPKFEDELFKVERDGFYLIPTAEVPVTNIHQGEILQEEALPLYYTAWTPCFRREAGSYGKDTRGLIRQHQFNKVELVKFSKPQDSYDELEKLTNNAEEVLKRLGLPYRVVLLCTGDMGFSSAKTYDIEVWLPGQNTYREISSCSNFEDFQARRADIRYKAGKGKTEFVHTLNGSGLAVGRTLVAILENYQQEDGTVKVPEVLKPYMRGLEKIE; this is translated from the coding sequence ATGCTGAACATAGAACTTGTTAGAAAAGATTTAAAACTTGTGGAAGACGGCTTGAAAAAAAGAGGGGACAAGAGTGACCTCACTGCCCTCCTCAACCTTGATGAAAAACGCCGCATCATCTTAAAGAAGATAGAGGAATTACGTTTCCAGAGAAACAAGGCATCTGAAGAGATTGGGCGATTAAAGCGTGAGGGTAAATCTTTTGAAGAGATATTGTCTCAGATGAAGGGTGTTTCTGAGGAGATAAAGAAATTAGAAGAAGAGATAACTATTGTAGAGAATGAAGAGAAAGAAATATTACTCACAGTACCTAATTTGTCCCACGAGTCTGTGCCTGAAGGAAGGGATGAAAAGGCAAATCAGGAAGTCCGCAGATGGGGAGATATTCCTAAATTTTATTATGGACCGAGGCCTCACTGGGAGATAGGGGAAGACCTCGGGATCATAGATTTCCAACGGGCATCCAATATTGCAGGGGCAAGGTTTGCACTGCTCAAAGGAAAGGGTGCACTGCTTGAGCGTGCATTGATCAACTTCATGCTTGACCTTCATACTTCAGAACATGGATATACTGAGGTACTGCCGCCATTTATGGTAAATAAACAGTCAATGACAGGCACAGGTCAACTGCCTAAGTTTGAAGATGAATTATTTAAGGTGGAGAGGGATGGGTTTTACCTTATACCAACGGCTGAAGTACCTGTAACTAATATACATCAGGGAGAAATCTTGCAGGAAGAGGCACTTCCATTGTATTATACTGCATGGACTCCTTGTTTCAGGCGTGAGGCAGGGTCTTATGGAAAAGACACAAGGGGACTTATCAGACAGCATCAGTTTAACAAGGTAGAACTGGTAAAGTTCAGTAAGCCGCAGGATTCTTATGATGAATTAGAGAAGCTGACCAACAATGCAGAGGAGGTATTAAAAAGGCTTGGGCTTCCTTACCGTGTTGTGCTTCTCTGCACAGGTGATATGGGCTTTTCATCTGCAAAGACTTACGACATAGAGGTATGGCTTCCCGGACAGAATACTTACCGTGAGATATCCTCATGCAGTAATTTTGAGGACTTTCAGGCACGCAGGGCTGACATAAGATATAAGGCCGGTAAAGGTAAGACAGAGTTTGTTCATACATTAAATGGTTCAGGGCTTGCAGTCGGCAGGACACTTGTGGCAATATTAGAAAACTATCAGCAGGAAGATGGAACAGTAAAAGTACCGGAAGTGCTGAAACCGTATATGAGAGGATTAGAAAAGATTGAATGA
- a CDS encoding DUF2155 domain-containing protein, producing MKSRFSILISLALVSLIGITSCAKKEEPVPPTPPPPSSQQMPMGMPQQMPEMAGHNDVQMPKAEDMKVIVPDNIKAKWKAVRLTVRDKETNSAKEYTVALHSKIAVPGSKIEVETGDFLPDLKIDGNIYATESHDLLNPAVHVFVTENGKEIFKGWLFQKFPDIHPLKHQKFAITLKEPLTTL from the coding sequence ATGAAAAGCAGATTTTCTATTTTAATATCACTTGCATTAGTTTCTTTAATAGGCATTACTTCGTGCGCTAAAAAAGAGGAGCCTGTTCCTCCAACTCCGCCGCCGCCTTCTTCACAGCAGATGCCGATGGGAATGCCTCAGCAGATGCCGGAAATGGCAGGTCATAATGATGTACAGATGCCTAAGGCAGAAGATATGAAAGTTATTGTTCCAGATAACATTAAGGCAAAATGGAAGGCTGTCAGATTAACAGTCAGGGATAAAGAGACCAATTCTGCAAAAGAATACACCGTCGCACTTCATAGTAAGATCGCTGTTCCAGGTTCTAAGATAGAAGTAGAAACAGGAGACTTTCTGCCGGATTTAAAGATTGACGGTAATATTTATGCTACTGAATCACACGACCTCCTAAATCCAGCGGTACATGTGTTTGTAACAGAAAATGGTAAAGAGATTTTCAAGGGATGGTTATTCCAGAAGTTCCCGGACATTCACCCCCTTAAACATCAGAAGTTTGCTATTACTTTAAAAGAACCGTTAACGACTTTATAA